From the genome of Tachysurus vachellii isolate PV-2020 chromosome 2, HZAU_Pvac_v1, whole genome shotgun sequence, one region includes:
- the znf646 gene encoding zinc finger protein 646 yields MQQPGKTKGFLCKHCGIACSNMPSLLEHTESCHQSEDDRKFKCDECGRGYRHAGSLANHKKTHDIGSFQCHICARKLSNALALKSHLRIHTSRKKYTCLDCGKGFRLATQLATHQKVHRNRVFQERTKNNELKDSQTEDICDDEQLQQVAQQDFDIIPELPPDLELDVAPDNGFSNGLMSELIPGSAGEHDATGDDEDRPFKCDMCEKTYRHHGSLINHKKTHQMGIFECSVCFKQFNNLAALTSHQRIHSKTRSHPSMASPLSSEAYTDAESEVVSKVLQNGGANTHFCHLCQSAFPNDDEFQNHIMLHNSSSVSFELPANIPEDHPFSYSINQSPESNPYPSSSDTPPLPSLLDKAVDYDQTQGPMENGHIYVPHPIGDDPPLLDTQGEHLALPSEDLNPELLEQATEDKQDQSGSSDRRFKCNVCGKSYRHAGSLINHKRSHQTGIFQCSICRKNYPHLAALRSHLRIHKGRPSMVIPTAEGDWLSSEPLTHENQHGSFTHDGDVSGLLGLNQDLGDSVHMDSDDENVSDPNGSEIHEQFDGSFSEDRHLDLPQDEALMERHMCADCGKTFTDIAGIKSHMCPLLNQQYQSNSIGPDGDMDFKTADFKPAVGDSEEQMAFERHNNSDISYFHDTMHDQMMSDNEKLHCKNSDEEDDEEDDGEMYQCSVCGNHYTSMRALRSHLRGHTQIHGTPSTSGPSSMSSLEAEKDEEPGQVQQGDCNLIICSTCGESFTKKQDLLAHQLLHSNTVDGQPEQYVTQNQNGHQPKEENESIICGTCGVVCTSVAQLESHNCPGQCDESLEEYDDKRDIINALSHKPEYFKESSESGGRLYKCDQCGRSYRHAGSLLNHKKSHKTGVFRCFVCQKRFYNLLALKNHQRTHFDVKKHSCTECGKAFKIHKQLLNHQRVHRENKAKIEELNKQIQALMEMSGSVSVSGMQAVSASRKRRGRRRKQKDVPVSEQSSPEKDSHSGDPNDPRPFVCDQCGRSYRHAGSLVNHKNSHKTGEYYCAVCNNTYSNQLAMKNHLRIHFSIKKHCCQDCGKAFRGNKQLLNHTCKQNCKNAALKGKGRGRRRAKELACKNCKLVFPSALLLAGHTCSTEPDPKSTPAVSDHNHNGATSVVKEERPFKCNICGRSYRHAGSLLNHKNTHKTGHFTCSFCAKPFSNPMALRNHTRIHTQKKKYVCTTCGKAFRLSSILYNHQKIHARGVIHYSCHICGKRFQGKSGLKRHRCYRNSSSSSPLSQDGGDKCYTCDQCGRSYRHAGSLLNHKKTHSADLLHCSLCLKTFTDHLELQSHSQMARHCCPDCGKTFCEFAHLQSHMEVHSKGLPYYCSVCQQNFPNMASFEQHQEVHQSIQDQSRHQQDIQLSQSLAWDSGFNQQLGIQNLAKMDPEFGQMHEGFSDQEDQQEGGEAFDKEEKSHVCEHCGRSYRHAGSLLNHKNSHKTGSFFCSVCQKEFTNLMALKNHRRIHTEPKRYQCLECGKAFRVSTQLICHRRIHTKEKPFSCVLCDKRFSSKSNLRHHQKLHQNAQQTFESSFNVDPNAFMGLGVEPFL; encoded by the exons ATGCAACAGCCAGGCAAGACCAAAGGCTTTTTATGCAAGCACTGTGGTATAGCATGTTCCAACATGCCCAGTCTTTTGGAGCACACAGAATCATGTCATCAGTCCGAGGATGACAGGAAATTCAAATGCGACGAATGTGGACGGGGATACAGACATGCTGGGAGTTTGGCTAATCATAAGAAAACTCATGACATTGGCTCCTTCCAGTGTCACATTTGTGCGCGGAAGCTGTCCAACGCATTGGCTCTCAAAAGTCATTTGCGTATTCACACTTCACGAAAGAAGTACACTTGCCTGGACTGTGGGAAAGGCTTTCGCCTCGCAACCCAACTGGCAACTCACCAAAAGGTGCATCGCAATAGAGTGTTCCAGGAAAGAACAAAGAACAATGAGCTGAAGGATAGTCAGACTGAAGACATTTGTGATGACGAGCAATTACAGCAAGTAGCTCAGCAAGATTTTGATATTATCCCAGAACTGCCACCAGACTTGGAGTTGGATGTTGCCCCTGATAATGGCTTCAGCAATGGTTTGATGTCAGAGCTGATTCCAGGCTCTGCTGGTGAACATGACGCCACTGGCGATGACGAGGATCGACCGTTTAAATGCGATATGTGCGAGAAGACGTATAGGCATCATGGAAGCCTgataaatcacaaaaaaactcATCAGATGGGCATATTTGAGTGTTCAGTCTGTTTCAAACAGTTCAACAACCTTGCTGCCCTTACCAGTCACCAACGAATCCACAGTAAAACTAGAAGTCATCCAAGCATGGCTAGCCCATTGTCCTCAGAGGCTTATACAGATGCTGAGTCAGAAGTGGTGTCAAAGGTGCTACAGAATGGGGGGGCAAATACACATTTTTGCCACCTTTGTCAATCAGCATTTCCTAACGATGATGAGTTTCAAAATCACATTATGTTGCATAACTCTTCTTCAGTGTCCTTTGAGCTCCCTGCTAACATACCAGAAGACCACCCTTTTTCATATAGTATTAATCAGTCACCTGAGTCTAATCCATATCCATCCTCCAGTGACACTCCGCCATTGCCTTCATTACTCGATAAAGCTGTTGATTATGACCAAACCCAGGGACCAATGGAAAATGGTCATATATATGTACCTCACCCCATTGGTGATGACCCACCACTTTTAGATACTCAGGGAGAGCATCTGGCCCTGCCTTCAGAAGACCTCAACCCTGAACTTTTGGAGCAAGCTACTGAGGATAAACAAGATCAGTCTGGAAGTTCGGACCGTCGTTTTAAATGTAACGTTTGTGGCAAGAGCTACCGACATGCGGGTAGTCTCATTAACCACAAGCGTTCTCACCAGACAGGTATTTTCCAGTGCTCTATCTGCCGTAAGAACTACCCACATCTGGCTGCGTTGCGCAGCCACCTTCGCATCCACAAGGGGAGACCATCTATGGTGATTCCAACTGCTGAAGGGGACTGGCTTTCTTCAGAGCCCTTAACACATGAAAATCAGCATGGAAGCTTTACTCATGACGGCGATGTGAGCGGGCTTCTGGGCCTTAATCAGGATTTGGGAGACTCCGTACACATGGATTCCGATGACGAGAATGTCAGCGATCCCAATGGCTCGGAAATCCATGAACAATTTGACGGTTCGTTCTCTGAGGATAGACACCTGGACCTACCTCAGGATGAAGCCCTAATGGAGAGGCACATGTGTGCAGACTGTGGAAAGACATTTACTGATATTGCAGGGATCAAGTCGCACATGTGCCCTCTTTTGAATCAGCAATATCAGTCAAACAGTATCGGTCCTGATGGTGATATGGACTTTAAGACTGCAGATTTTAAACCTGCTGTGGGAGATTCAGAGGAGCAAATGGCTTTTGAGAGACACAACAATAGTGACATTTCTTACTTTCATGACACTATGCATGATCAAATGATGAGTGACAATGAAAAACTCCACTGCAAAAACAGCGATGAAGAAGACGACGAGGAGGATGATGGAGAGATgtatcagtgttcagtgtgtgggAACCATTACACCAGCATGCGGGCACTCAGGAGCCATCTTCGTGGTCACACTCAAATCCACGGAACCCCATCAACATCAGGCCCCTCCTCTATGTCCTCCCTAGAGGCTGAGAAAGATGAGGAACCAGGTCAGGTCCAGCAAGGTGACTGTAATTTGATTATCTGTAGCACTTGTGGAGAAAGTTTCACAAAAAAACAGGACCTTCTAGCCCATCAGCTTTTACATAGCAATACAGTGGATGGACAACCAGAACAATATGTAACACAGAACCAGAATGGGCACCAACCAAAAGAAGAAAACGAGAGTATTATCTGTGGGACGTGTGGTGTAGTCTGTACCAGTGTTGCTCAACTTGAGAGTCATAATTGCCCTGGGCAGTGCGATGAGAGTCTCGAAGAGTATGATGACAAAAGAGATATCATCAATGCTCTCAGCCACAAGCCTGAATATTTTAAGGAGAGTTCAGAGAGTGGAGGGAGACTGTACAAATGTGACCAGTGTGGACGTTCCTACAGACATGCAGGCTCCCTTCTAAATCACAAGAAGTCACACAAAACAGGAGTGTTCCGTTGCTTTGTCTGTCAGAAGCGCTTTTACAACTTGTTGGCCCTTAAGAACCACCAGAGAACACATTTTGACGTTAAGAA GCATAGTTGCACCGAATGTGGGAAGGCTTTTAAAATCCACAAGCAACTTTTGAACCATCAGAGAGTTCATCGGGAAAACAAGGCCAAGATTGAGGAACTCAACAAACAGATTCAGGCTCTAATGGAGATGAGTGGAAGTGTCTCTGTGAGTGGGATGCAGGCGGTCAGTGCCAGCAGGAAAAGACGCGGCCGACGCCGCAAGCAAAAAGACGTTCCTGTTAGCGAACAGTCCAGCCCAGAAAAAGACAGCCACTCAGGGGATCCTAATGACCCACGGCCTTTTGTCTGTGACCAGTGTGGGCGAAGTTATCGGCACGCTGGGAGTCTGGTCAACCACAAAAACTCTCACAAGACGGGAGAATATTATTGTGCCGTTTGCAACAATACCTACAGCAACCAGTTAGCGATGAAGAACCATTTACGCATTCATTTCTCAATCAAAAAACACTGTTGCCAGGACTGTGGGAAGGCATTCCGGGGAAACAAACAATTACTGAACCATACTTGTAAACAAAATTGCAAGAATGCAGCATTGAAAGGAAAGGGTAGAGGTCGGCGACGAGCAAAGGAATTAGCATGCAAAAATTGCAAGCTGGTATTTCCTAGTGCACTACTACTTGCAGGCCACACCTGTAGCACAGAACCTGACCCTAAGTCTACCCCTGCAGTTTCTGACCATAACCACAACGGAGCCACATCTGTGGTAAAAGAGGAAAGGCCCTTCAAGTGCAACATTTGTGGTCGAAGTTACCGTCATGCAGGCAGTCTGCTGAACCATAAGAACACGCACAAAACTGGCCATTTCACCTGCTCCTTCTGTGCCAAGCCTTTTTCAAATCCCATGGCATTACGTAATCACACTCGCATCCACacgcaaaagaaaaaatatgtctGCACAACATGTGGCAAAGCTTTCCGTCTCTCTAGCATCCTCTACAACCACCAAAAGATCCACGCTAGAGGAGTTATTCATTATAGCTGCCATATATGTGGGAAAAGGTTTCAGGGAAAATCTGGACTTAAGAGACATCGCTGTTACAGAAATAGCTCATCAAGCTCTCCACTTAGTCAGGATGGAGGTGACAAGTGTTACAC GTGTGACCAGTGCGGACGCTCCTATAGACACGCTGGATCTCTTCTCAACCATAAAAAGACTCATTCTGCTGATCTGCTCCACTGTAGTCTCTGCCTGAAAACCTTCACTGACCATCTGGAACTCCAGAGCCACTCTCAAATGGCTCGTCACTGCTGTCCTGATTGTGGAAAGACCTTTTGTGAGTTTGCACACCTGCAGAGTCACATGGAGGTTCACAGCAAGGGACTCCCTTATTACTGCAGTGTTTGCCAGCAGAACTTCCCCAACATGGCCAGCTTCGAGCAGCACCAGGAGGTTCACCAAAGCATCCAAGATCAGTCTCGTCATCAGCAAGACATTCAGTTGTCACAGAGTTTGGCTTGGGATTCTGGATTTAACCAACAACTAGGAATCCAAAATCTCGCCAAAATGGATCCAGAGTTTGGCCAAATGCATGAAGGCTTCTCAGACCAGGAAGATCAGCAAGAGGGTGGTGAGGCATTTGATAAAGAGGAGAAGAGCCATGTGTGTGAGCACTGTGGGCGTTCATATCGGCATGCCGGATCCCTGCTCAACCACAAGAACAGCCACAAAACGGGCTCCTTTTTCTGCTCAGTGTGCCAAAAGGAGTTCACCAACCTGATGGCACTGAAGAACCACCGGCGAATTCATACAGAGCCCAAGCGCTACCAGTGCCTGGAATGCGGCAAGGCCTTTCGTGTGTCTACCCAGCTTATCTGCCACAGACGCATTCACACGAAAGAGAAGCCTTTCTCCTGTGTTCTCTGTGATAAGCGCTTCTCCAGCAAGTCCAACCTGCGACACCACCAGAAGCTGCACCAGAATGCCCAGCAGACCTTTGAGTCCTCCTTCAACGTGGATCCAAATGCCTTCATGGGACTGGGTGTGGAGCCTTTCCTCTGA
- the si:rp71-1c10.7 gene encoding uncharacterized protein si:rp71-1c10.7, with product MDIGTLFRTLCLVLVAGTHLSGTKAEKSYSCTQSEFFNSDLGDCVPCSTCIQFPKTPSCNTCPPVEHHDSWRVAAITSFSVLAAVVVFGALLIGVLVHQCKSKRTLSEPIEETTGPLYPV from the exons ATGGATATCGGCACTCTTTTCCGTACCCTCTGCTTGGTTCTCGTGGCTGGAACCCATTTAAGTGGAACAAAGGCGGAAAAAA GTTACTCCTGTACACAGTCAGAGTTCTTTAACAGCGATCTGGGTGATTGTGTGCCTTGTTCTACATGCATACAGTTCCCCAAAACCCCATCATGTAACACAT GCCCACCAGTCGAGCACCATGATTCCTGGAGAGTAGCAGCCATTACCAGTTTCTCAGTGCTGGCAGCTGTGGTTGTTTTCGGAGCCTTGCTCATTGGAGTACTAGTACATCAATGCAAGTCCAAAAGGACTTTAAGCG AACCCATTGAAGAAACCACAGGTCCTCTTTATCCGGTGTAG
- the rnf40 gene encoding E3 ubiquitin-protein ligase BRE1B has product MSGTGGKRASGGDSPPGPPEKKMKKEEKTTTTLIEPIRIGGVSSTEEMDMKVIQFKNKKLLERLEQRQAIEDELREKIEKLEKRQATDDATLLIVNRYWTQLDENVQELLQRVEPKAVPVPAQTPVSPPASASAPDPATAPLPAPDIPVSLPASLEGEVGLPQPPPPADEEEQQQQSDQQLLEQDKEQEQSNAAEKPPEMPVMDGIAAPPPPPPLSESAKAFLTILNISSEEELSLQLQDRMQFSKSAVACIVCIFDRLHSSIEDLCSRTQAAVIEADSQREVVVTNRSLLEENNKLKDLASSLQGRHHKMSLEYNELVDKVTSSETKVTEMETAVEDLQWDIEKLRKREQKLNKHLAEALEQLNSGYHASGRSGGLPGGQITLNIQKFESLNAELEQNQELANSRMAELEKLQQELQEAVRESEKLKMDLRNIPEEVVKETPEYKCLQSQFSLLYNESLGVKTQLDEARALLLTAKNAHLRQIEHMESDELSLQKKLRTEVIQLEDTLAQVRKEYEMLRIEFEQNLAANEQAGPINREMRHLISSLQNHNHQLKGDVQRYKRKLRETQAEINKMKCQSGDNGSMLTLEESVNDGGLDVKKEEEDDQDEEEERRRELERQRAREREREVERERERERERERQRSEELKRKDSDTLKMLRTELKKAQESQKEMKLLLDMYKSAPKEQRDKVQLMAAERKSKAEVDELRQRVRELEERERKESKKLADEDALRKLRVAEETIEHLQKKLTATKQEEEALLSEMDVTGQAFEDMQEQNSRLMQQLREKDDANFKLMSERIKSNQIYKLLREEKEELADQVLTFKTQVDAQLLVVQKLEEKEGILQSSLATLEKELALRTQALELNKRKAVEAAQLAEDLKVQLEHTQAKLREIQASVLENRSARERESGNLKRAQEDLSRLRRKLEKQKKVEMYTDADEILQEEINQYKAKLRCPCCNTRDKETVLTKCFHVFCYECLKTRYDTRQRKCPKCNAAFGANDFHRIYIT; this is encoded by the exons ATGTCTGGCACCGGAGGTAAGCGAGCCTCTGGAGGGGACAGTCCTCCAGGGCCacctgaaaagaaaatgaagaaagaggagaaaaccACCACGACTCTTATTGAACCTATTCGCATTGGAGGTGTTTCTTCTACA GAGGAAATGGACATGAAGGTGATTCAGTTTAAGAACAAGAAGCTCTTGGAGCGCCTCGAGCAGAGGCAGGCTATAGAAGATGAGCTGAGGGAGAAAATCGAGAAGCTGGAAAAAAGACAGGCGACTGATGATGCGACACTTCTCATAGTCAACCGCTATTGGACTCAG CTGGATGAAAATGTTCAAGAGTTACTGCAGCGAGTTGAACCGAAGGCTGTTCCAGTGCCCGCACAGACCCCTGTTAGTCCTCCAGCATCTGCCTCTGCCCCTGATCCTGCAACTGCCCCCTTGCCTGCCCCTGATATTCCAGTTTCTCTGCCAGCTTCACTGGAAGGAGAAGTTGGCCTTCCTCAGCCTCCACCTCCAGCAGATGAGgaggaacagcagcagcagtctgACCAACAGCTGCTGGAACAGGATAAGGAACAGGAGCAGTCTAACGCAGCAGAGAAACCGCCAGAGATGCCTGTTATGGATGGAATTGCTg CCCCTCCTCCACCTCCCCCATTGAGCGAAAGTGCAAAGGCTTTCCTCACCATTCTGAATATCAGCAGTGAAGAGGAGCTCAGTCTGCAGCTGCAGGACAGGATGCAGTTCAGCAAAAGTGCTGTTGCATGCATAGTCTGCATCTTTGACCGTTTGCACAGCAGCATTGAAGATCTCTGTAGCCGTACTCAAGCGGCAG TAATTGAAGCCGACAGTCAACGAGAGGTCGTTGTCACGAATCGCAGTCTACTAGAGgagaataataaattaaaagatCTTGCTTCCTCACTTCAAGGAAGACACCACAAAATGTCACTGGAG TATAATGAATTGGTTGATAAAGTGACCAGCTCTGAGACAAAGGTTACTGAGATGGAGACAGCTGTAGAGGACCTGCAATGGGACATCGAGAAACTACGCAAGAGAGAGCAGAAGCTTAATAAGCACCTAGCAGAGGCCCTTGAACAG CTGAATTCAGGCTACCATGCTTCTGGCAGGTCTGGTGGCCTACCTGGTGGTCAGATTACTCTCAACATACAGAAG TTTGAGTCACTAAATGCAGAGCTGGAGCAGAACCAGGAGCTGGCCAATAGCCGCATGGCAGAGCTAGAGAAACTGCAGCAGGAGTTACAGGAGGCAGTGCGGGAAAGTGAGAAACTCAAG ATGGACCTTCGGAACATTCCAGAGGAGGTGGTGAAGGAAACACCGGAGTATAAGTGTCTCCAGTCTCAGTTCTCTCTGTTGTATAACGAGTCTCTTGGAGTAAAGACACAGCTGGATGAGGCCCGGGCTTTGCTGCTTACTGCCAAAAATGCTCACCTACGCCAGATAGAGCACATGGAG agcgATGAGTTGTCTCTTCAGAAGAAGTTGCGGACGGAGGTCATCCAGTTAGAAGATACATTAGCTCAAGTGCGTAAGGAATACGAAATGCTACGGATTGAGTTTGAACAGAACCTTGCGGCCAACGAACAAGCag GTCCAATAAACAGAGAAATGAGACACCTAATCAGCAGCCTTCAAAACCATAACCACCAGCTCAAGGGGGATGTGCAGAGATACAAGAGGAAGTTACGTGAGACTCAGGCAGAGATCAACAAG ATGAAGTGCCAGAGTGGAGACAATGGCAGTATGCTAACGTTGGAGGAGAGTGTGAATGACGGCGGTCTAGATGtgaaaaaggaggaagaggatgaccAAGACGAAGAggaggaaaggagaagagagCTGGAGAGGCAACGAGCTCGAGAACGTGAAAGAGAAGtggagagggagcgagagagagagcgagaaagggaAAGACAGCGCAGTGAGGAGCTGAAGAGAAAAGACTCGGATACACTGAAGATGCTCCGAACAGAGCTCAA aaaAGCACAGGAGTCTCAGAAGGAGATGAAGCTGCTGCTAGACATGTACAAGTCTGCGCCAAAAGAGCAAAGAGACAAAGTACAGCTCATGGCAGCCGAGAGGAAATCAAAAGCAGAG GTGGATGAGCTGAGGCAGCGGGTCCGAGAGttagaggagagggagaggaaggagAGTAAGAAGCTGGCTGATGAAGATGCTCTGAGGAAGCTTCGTGTGGCAGAGGAGACCATTGAACATCTGCAAAAGAAGCTCACAGCCACTAAACAG GAGGAGGAAGCCCTGCTAAGTGAGATGGATGTGACGGGTCAGGCTTTTGAAGACATGCAGGAACAGAACAGTCGTTTAATGCAGCAGCTGCGTGAGAAAGATGATGCCAACTTCAAACTAATGAGTGAGAGGATCAAATCCAACCAGATCTATAAACTGttgagagaggagaaagaagaacTGGCTGACCAGGTGCTCACCTTCAAAACCCAG GTTGATGCTCAGTTGTTGGTTGTGCAAAAACTGGAGGAAAAGGAAGGCATCTTACAAAGCTCACTGGCTACTCTGGAAAAAGAGTTAGCACTACGCACGCAAGCTCTAGAACTCAATAAGCGTAAA GCAGTAGAAGCAGCGCAGCTGGCTGAGGACTTAAAGGTGCAACTGGAGCACACTCAGGCCAAGCTGAGGGAGATCCAGGCCTCAGTACTGGAAAACCGCAGTGCACGTGAACGGGAGAGTGGCAACCTTAAACGAGCACAG GAGGACTTGTCAAGACTCCGCCGAAAGCTGGAGAAACAGAAGAAGGTGGAGATGTATACTGATGCAGATGAGATCCTTCAAGAAGAAATCAATCAGTATAAG GCTAAGCTGCGTTGCCCCTGTTGTAACACCCGGGATAAGGAGACTGTGCTTACAAAGTGTTTCCATGTCTTCTGTTACGAGTGCTTGAAGACACGCTATGACACACGGCAAAGGAAATGTCCTAAGTGCAATGCTGCTTTTGGAGCCAATGACTTCCATCGTATTTACATCACTTAA
- the cfap119 gene encoding LOW QUALITY PROTEIN: coiled-coil domain-containing protein 189 (The sequence of the model RefSeq protein was modified relative to this genomic sequence to represent the inferred CDS: inserted 1 base in 1 codon; substituted 1 base at 1 genomic stop codon): MNFGSLESCLPRARILLWKDLSYSDAEEISKTESIPEISRVLCQALHLDAPEPQKEILLDLYTNLVLFCKQQTLSKEQTSVLLSIVKNMHQLNTETPVNNMDQCFTYCTELLLCHSVRRPPFSIDLFNSEQLTEIMKYLINTYMRHYMLYKYVFTPQMYLDLSLSYTGMPEELTTEQLETSETVNETENKADGASEQDGVSEQEMVSTXILLETEASKQDLXQKDKLRTMVQKEVKEEVFYLEKHLQETTVQLNSALNSLETRLQPKSNHIFLSL, from the exons ATGAATTTTGGATCTTTG GAGTCATGTCTTCCGAGGGCCAGAATTTTGTTATG GAAAGACCTGAGTTACAGTGATGCAGAAGAAATCAGCAAGACAGAATCCATACCAGAGATTTCAAG AGTTTTGTGCCAGGCCTTACACCTTGATGCTCCTGAGCCCCAGAAGGAGATTCTGCTTGATCTGTACACAAACCTAGTGCTGTTCTGTAAGCAGCAAACGCTCAGTAAAGAGCAAACATCTGTTCTTCTGTCCATCGTAAAGAACATGCATCAGCTTAACACAG AAACTCCCGTCAACAACATGGACCAGTGTTTTACATACTGCACTGAGCTTCTGCTTTGTCATTCTGTCAGA agACCCCCATTCAGTATCGATCTATTCAATTCAGAGCAACTGACTGAAATTATGAAATATCTCATCAACACATATATGAGACACTACATGCTTTACAAGTATGTATTTACACCTCAG ATGTATTTGgatttatctttatcttataCTGGAATGCCTGAGGAGCTCACGACAGAACAGCTGGAAACCTCTG AAACAGTGAACGAAACTGAAAATAAAGCAGATGGTGCGAGTGAGCAAGATGGAGTAAGTGAGCAAGAGATGGTTTCTA GTATCCTGCTAGAGACAGAGGCATCTAAACAAG atcTATAACAAAAGGACAAGCTGAGAACAATGGTACAAAAGGAAGTAAAGGAGGAAGTGTTTTATCTTGAAAAACACTTGCAGGAAACGACTGTTCAGCTGAACTCTGCGCTCAATTCACTGGAGACTAGACTACAGCCTAAAAGTAATCACATATTTTTGTccctgtaa
- the phkg2 gene encoding phosphorylase b kinase gamma catalytic chain, liver/testis isoform has product MTRDLMLGEELPHWVGAKEFHQKYESKEVIGRGVSSVVRRCVNKHTGQEFAVKIIEITAEKMTVQQLEEVKSATLKEIHVLNVLKGHPSIITLIDSYESATFIFLVFDLMRRGELFDYLTEKVTLSEKETRSMMRALLEAVQYLHSLNIIHRDLKPENILLDDQGHIKLSDFGFSVQLQPGEKLRELCGTPGYLAPEILKCSMDETHEGYGKEVDLWACGVILFTLLAGSPPFWHRKQMLMLRMIMEGRYQFSSPEWDDRSDTVKDLISRLLVLDPSVRLTAEEALTHPFFLQYQKEDVRLFSPRKTFRVLILTVLSCIRMYCHYNRSRPLTREHLTRDPYSLRAVRKLIDGCAFRIYGHWVKKGEQQNRAALFQNTTKIVLLSLEDLEN; this is encoded by the exons ATGACTCGTGATCTTATGCTTGGAGAGGAACTGCCCCACTGGGTGGGAGCAAAAGAGTTCCACCAGAAGTACGAGTCCAAGGAGGTTATAGGCAG GGGTGTAAGCAGCGTCGTCCGCAGgtgtgtaaacaaacacacaggacaaGAATTTGCAGTGAAGATCATAGAGATCACGGCAGAGAAGATGACCGTCCAGCAGCTGGAGGAGGTGAAGAGCGCAACACTGAAAGAGATCCATGTTCTTAATGTGCTGAAAGGGCACCCATCCATCA tcACACTTATTGATTCCTATGAATCTGCAACCTTCATCTTTTTGGTATTTGACCT CATGAGAAGAGGAGAGTTGTTTGACTACTTAACAGAAAAGGTCACTCTCAGCGAGAAAGAGACCAG GAGTATGATGCGTGCTCTTCTGGAGGCGGTCCAGTATCTCCATTCCCTTAATATCATACACCGAGACCTCAAGCCTGAAAATATTCTTCTGGATGACCAGGGTCACATTAAACTCTCTGACTTTGGCTTTTCAGTGCAGCTGCAACCTGGAGAAAAGCTGAGAG AGCTCTGTGGTACCCCGGGTTATCTTGCCCCTGAGATCCTGAAATGTTCAATGGATGAAACACATGAAGGATATGGAAAAGAAGTTGACTT GTGGGCTTGCGGTGTGATTCTTTTCACTCTTCTTGCTGGGTCTCCACCCTTCTGGCACCGTAAACAGATGCTGATGCTAAGAATGATCATGGAGGGTCGGTATCAGTTCAGCTCTCCAGAGTGGGACGACAGGTCTGATACCGTCAAGGACCTG ATCTCAAGGCTTTTAGTGCTGGATCCCTCTGTCCGCCTGACTGCTGAAGAAGCCTTAACTCACCCCTTCTTCCTTCAGTACCAAAAGGAGGACGTACGACTCTTCAGCCCCAGAAAGACGTTCAGG GTGTTAATCTTGACAGTCTTGTCCTGTATTCGTATGTACTGTCACTACAACCGGTCCAGACCTCTGACACGAGAGCACCTAACGAGGGACCCTTACTCTTTACGAGCTGTGCGCAAGCTCATCGATGGCTGCGCTTTCCGCATATATGGACACTGGGTCAAGAAAGGAGAACAACAGAACCGAGCTGCTCTTTTTCAAAACACCACTAAAATTGTTTTACTCAGTCTTGAGGACCTTGAGaactaa
- the cbx1b gene encoding chromobox protein homolog 1b: MSQTPETPVEAPAAGTEALPVQTESKQPAGGKKQNKKKVEEVVEEEEEEYVVEKVLDRRIVKGRIEYLLKWKGFSDDDNTWEPEENLDCPDLIAEYLQSQRSANELGGKRRADTDGDGKESQPKKRKDEPEKLRGFARGLDPERIIGATDSSGELMFLMKWKNSDEADLVPAKEANVKCPQVVISFYEERLTWHSYPTDEEEKKDEKN, translated from the exons ATGAGCCAAACGCCAGAGACTCCAGTTGAGGCTCCTGCTGCAGGGACAGAAG CACTTCCTGTTCAAACTGAAAGCAAGCAGCCAGCAGggggaaagaaacaaaataaaaagaaagtggAGGAGGTggtagaggaagaggaagaggagtaTGTTGTGGAGAAGGTCCTGGATAGACGTATTGTGAAGGGAAGAATAGAGTATCTCCTAAAGTGGAAAGGCTTTTCAGA TGATGACAACACATGGGAGCCTGAAGAAAATTTAGACTGCCCGGATCTCATCGCAGAATACCTGCAGTCCCAGAGAAGTGCTAATGAATTAGGTGGCAAGCGGCGTGCCGACACAGACGGTGATGGAAAGGAGAGCCAGCCTAAAAAACGCAAGGATGAG CCAGAGAAACTCAGAGGCTTTGCTCGTGGGTTGGATCCCGAGAGGATCATTGGTGCTACAGATTCAAGCGGAGAACTTATGTTCCTCATGAAATG gaAGAACTCTGATGAAGCAGACCTTGTTCCAGCCAAGGAGGCGAATGTGAAGTGTCCACAAGTTGTCATTTCTTTCTATGAGGAGCGCCTTACCTGGCACTCTTACCCCACTgatgaagaggagaagaaggatgAGAAAAACTAG